The Apium graveolens cultivar Ventura chromosome 6, ASM990537v1, whole genome shotgun sequence genome contains a region encoding:
- the LOC141664555 gene encoding uncharacterized protein LOC141664555: MGVENFLIYAEENSEDHNKIPCPCGRCANFKKFSIKTIRGHIYDNGFCLGYVHWVWHGETASTGPKSSSASCPPEEQAPDPPPEQASDEASEQDQEHVAASETVDVCEAAYNSSQYDNDSYQFRRFVADAEQPLYEGSDCTKLESMLKLHNWKSRFGITDSAFTDLLSSVGSLLPKDNVLPSNAYEAKKTLSNLGLEYIKFHSCPNDCVLYRGVHADATKCPKCRLSRWKLTKKGEERINLPAKVMWYFPIIPRFKRMFKSPSTAKLMCWHAQQRIQDGKMRHPADSPSWKNIDYRWPSFGSEPRNLRLALSADGVNPHNNGLSNRYSCWPVILVTYNLPPWLCMKRKFMMLSILVPGPHEPGNNIDIYLQPMIDDLKKLWKEGEPNMYDAYNKSFFTLKAVLMWTINDFPAYANLSGCVNKGYKCCPVCGDDTVAKFLTHSRKMCYQGHRRYLPLHHPYRRQKAAFNGQQEFGQPRRTLSGEEVLAEQEQIKFEFGKKMKKAKKVESPWKKKSVFFELEYWKFHHVRHCIDVMHVEKNVCDSLIGTLLNMRHKIKDSAAAHRDMMEMGVRSDLAPQVGVKKTYLPPSPFTLSKAEKRTFLSSLMSMKLPYGHASNIKNCVSMPDLNIYGLKSHDCHILLQQLLSVVIRSVLPKHVRVTIIRLCFFFNALCNKVVDMSKLDKLQSDIILTLCDLEKVFHASFFDVMVHIVVHLVQELRLCGPVFYRWMYAFERFNKVLKSYIRNRYYPEGCMAESYLGEESVEFCTEFLSQNYSTAGLPKDQDNKISGPLFAVIIKSVEEKERDEAHLHVLLNNAEVMHKEYLEEIHRGKRKSLHWLMREHNRLFADWFQNKVNDELRENNKGVSDTIRWLAAKPSFSVLTYQGYLVNGVRYFTKERDDIRVVQNSGEPVIAKAVQVSSAKDLNPVESDLTFYGIIQEIWELDYHAFKAPLFLCKWASNDKGIRVDDLGFTLVDFSRQGHKKDKYVSVDQVKQVFYLEDPVLLFCPPQLETTKNCIMKMT, encoded by the exons ATGGGGGTGGAAAACTTCTTGATATATGCTGAAGAAAATTCTGAAGATCATAACAAAATTCCTTGCCCTTGTGGACGATGcgccaattttaaaaaattctctaTAAAAACAATCAGGGGCCATATCTATGACAATGGCTTTTGTCTAGGTTATGTGCATTGGGTTTGGCACGGGGAGACTGCTTCTACGGGTCCTAAATCTTCAAGTGCTAGTTGTCCACCTGAAGAGCAAGCTCCAGACCCACCTCCTGAGCAAGCCTCTGATGAAGCGTCAGAGCAAGATCAGGAGCATGTCGCTGCTTCGGAAACTGTTGATGTTTGTGAAGCGGCATATAACTCGAGTCAATATGATAATGATTCATATCAGTTTAGGAGGTTCGTAGCCGATGCTGAGCAACCTCTATATGAGGGTAGTGACTGTACTAAGTTAGAGTCGATGTTGAAGTTGCATAACTGGAAATCTAGGTTTGGTATTACCGATAGTGCCTTCACTGACCTCCTTTCTTCTGTTGGGTCTCTACTTCCCAAAGATAATGTGTTACCTAGTAATGCATATGAAGCAAAAAAAACCCTCTCCAATTTAGGTCTAGAGTATATAAAGTTCCATTCATGTCCGAATGACTGTGTACTGTACAGGGGTGTACATGCTGATGCAACCAAGTGTCCTAAGTGTCGACTTTCTCGGTGGAAGTTGACAAAGAAAGGTGAAGAGAGGATTAATCTTCCAGCCAAAGTCATGTGGTATTTTCCAATAATTCCTAGATTTAAACGTATGTTTAAATCTCCTTCCACCGCTAAACTAATGTGTTGGCATGCGCAACAGCGGATACAAGATGGTAAAATGCGACATCCAGCCGACTCTCCATCTTGGAAAAATATAGATTATAGGTGGCCATCCTTTGGTAGTGAACCGAGAAACCTTCGCTTGGCTTTATCGGCGGATGGTGTAAACCCGCACAATAATGGCCTATCTAATAGATATAGTTGCTGGCCAGTCATATTGGTGACTTACAATCTTCCTCCCTGGTTATGTATGAAAAGAAAATTTATGATGTTGTCGATATTGGTCCCTGGCCCGCATGAGCCTGGTAATAACATCGACATCTACTTACAACCGATGATTGATGATTTAAAAAAGCTTTGGAAGGAAGGGGAACCAAATATGTATGACGCGtataacaaatcatttttcactttaaaagcaGTTTTAATGTGGACGATAAATGACTTCCCTGCATACGCAAATTTATCTGGCTGCGTTAATAAGGGTTATAAGTGTTGTCCAGTTTGTGGAGATGACACCGTAGCTAAATTTTTGACTCATAGTAGGAAAATGTGCTACCAAGGGCATCGTCGATATTTGCCTCTACATCATCCTTATAGAAGGCAGAAGGCTGCTTTTAATGGACAACAAGAGTTTGGGCAGCCGCGTCGAACCCTATCCGGAGAAGAAGTGTTAGCAGAGCAAGAacaaatcaaatttgaatttgggaagaaaatgaagaaggcaaaGAAGGTTGAAAGTCCATGGAAGAAAAAGTCAGTATTTTTCGAGTTAGAATACTGGAAATTTCACCATGTTAGGCACTGTATTGATGTCATGCATGTCGAGAAGAATGTATGTGATAGTCTGATTGGCACATTACTAAATATGCGCCATAAGATAAAGGATAGTGCGGCAGCCCATCGTGATATGATGGAAATGGGCGTTAGATCTGATTTGGCTCCCCAAGTAGGAGTAAAGAAAACCTATTTGCCTCCTTCTCCCTTTACTTTGTCAAAGGCAGAAAAAAGGACTTTCTTGTCATCATTAATGTCGATGAAACTTCCATACGGACATGCATCGAACATAAAAAATTGTGTTTCCATGCCTGATTTGAATATTTACGGGCTGAAATCACATGATTGCCACATTCTTCTCCAACAATTACTCTCGGTTGTAATACGCTCCGTTCTTCCGAAGCATGTTAGGGTCACAATTATTAGATTGTGTTTCTTTTTTAATGCTTTGTGCAACAAAGTAGTAGACATGTCAAAACTAGATAAGCTGCAGTCAGATATTATACTAACCTTGTGCGATCTAGAAAAGGTTTTCCATGCGTCATTTTTTGATGTAATGGTACATATAGTAGTCCACTTGGTCCAGGAACTACGCTTATGTGGACCAGTATTTTATAGGTGGATGTATGCGTTTGAACGGTTTAATAAAGTACTAAAGAGTTATATTCGAAACCGTTATTATCCCGAAGGTTGTATGGCAGAGAGTTACCTTGGAGAAGAGTCCGTAGAATTCTGCACCGAGTTTCTTAGTCAGAATTACTCCACTGCCGGTCTTCCAAAGGACCAAGATAATAAGATATCAGGTCCATTATTCGCTGTGATAATAAAATCAGTGGAAGAGAAGGAGCGAGATGAAGCACATCTACATGTCCTTCTAAACAACGCTGAAGT AATGCATAAGGAATATCTTGAAGAAATTCACCGAGGGAAAAGGAAAAGCTTACATTGGCTCATGAGAGAGCACAATCGGCTCTTTGCTGATTGGTTTCAAAACAAA GTGAATGATGAACTAAGGGAGAACAACAAAGGTGTTTCAGATACGATAAGATGGCTCGCTGCCAAGCCATCATTTTCAGTACTAACTTATCAAGGTTATCTAGTGAATGGAGTGCGATATTTTACAAAGGAACGAGATGACATACGCGTTGTTCAAAATAGCGGGGAGCCTGTCATTGCTAAAGCGGTCCAGGTTTCTAGTGCCAAGGACTTGAACCCCGTAGAAAGTGATTTGACATTTTATGGTATCATACAAGAGATATGGGAATTAGACTACCATGCATTCAAAGCTCCCTTGTTCCTGTGTAAATGGGCAAGTAATGATAAAGGAATAAGGGTTGATGATCTTGGGTTCACACTTGTGGATTTTAGTCGACAAGGTCACAAAAAAGATAAATATGTTTCTGTTGACCAAGTCAAGCAAGTGTTTTACCTTGAAGATCCCGTTCTATTGTTCTGTCCTCCACAACTCGAGACTACCAAGAattgtataatgaagatgacttAG